The region TTCTTTTCATCTCCCCATTTacgaaattaatatttttgcataTATACCTTTAGATGGCGTCTTTCAcgttataattatatatatgcatgcaattCATGCCATGCAAGAATATAATCTTAAATTAGGTAATAGgtatatacaaacacaaaaataaagttgCTGAAAATAGAGCActagatgtatatatatctttagtAAAAAGCCGGtccatcaaatataataaagattATCTTTTATGCTACCTTTCTTCTTTAGATttcttaattgttatttttgtatttaataattattttgtggGTTGCAATCATTAATCTGTGGATGAATGCCATGCAAGGTTTCTGCATGGCCTTTGAGCCTCCACTCACAAAAGCCGCAAATCAGCAAATCCCATGATACGATATGACGGAGATAATAtatttagctttttttttttttctttttctattttataacGATGACAGAAATTCACATTCATTATTCGAGAATGTATACGAAAAAGATAAATCAGTCTAAATTGTTCATAGCTAGAGGCCTCAAATTAAGAAGACCTATAGACAACTGTCACCCAgagtcaaacttataattttatagTTACATAATCAACAATTTGACCAGTTTGATTGGGACTATCGGATATATTTAGCTTTTGTACAAGGTGGAAATGGAAAAGATAATGATACGTTGATACTACTGTATATGGTTGATGGATGCATGACACATTGACACGCACTGAAATGATCTGAGTGTGATTTAACCTTTCAGTCAGATCAGATTTTGGTTAATCTAAGCAGTGGCCctgtaattatttgtttattattagtGATGACAAGCTGGCTATGCTAAATTGAGGTGGTGAGAATGTGAGATTCACGCTAGATTTGGAAAACCTTGTACGACGACGTACTAGGATAGGTTGTCGGTGGTCCGGAGATTGAACTCTCATGTCGTTGGTTACAGGCACTGTTGTGATGCGCCATGGATTCCGAAATAAGTAGAACTAGCTAGCTGGATGGTTATGTGCGTTGGACGAGCAATGATTTTGATGATTGCAATAGCCCACAAATCAGAAGTAAATTGCACTAGAAAAATGATGTATATCGAGTTCGACTGAAATAGTGTTTGACAATTATCGAACTTgtgtattacggagtaattcttaaaaaaatttcagaatAATTTATTAGAAGCTTGGAAAAGTACAATAATTTTCATCACATAATTTCAGCGTGTTTCCtataatatacatacaaattGATGGATTATATTGACCCAGTTGGTCcgactcaaataacccaataatcaaatgataaataataaaagataaagaCAGCGAAAATAGAATGGAAAACACAATGAATTACTAGTCACAGAGACAAAGTTTGTATTATATTAATGAGTTGTGTCAAGGTATTACAAGAGAGTGGAATCCTCTAACGAGGCAACTTAGCAAGAATTCATACTACTTTACTCCTAACTACCCACCAATAAAAAGCGGGTAGTTTGGACCTCCTTAATTAGGTCTAACGCCTTCACTATGCGCGCTACAACTGTCCAAGAAGCCACGGATGTTGAGCCCAAGAGCCCGGCCTTGGACCTGCTGAAGGCACCGAGCTCGGAGCTCGGCCTTGGGCCTGCTCAAGGCACAGAGCTCGGAGCTCGGCCTTGGATCTCCCCAAGGCGTCAAGGTCAAAGCCCAACCTTGGACCTCCTCAAGGTGTCGAGCTCGGTCTTGGACCTCCCCAAGGTGCCGAGCTTGAAGCTCGGCGTGGGACCTCCTAGGTGCATTTGGCGTGGGACCTCTGAGGTGCCAAGCTTGTTCGAGTCCGCTCCACCAGATTGTATGCTCCAGGtccatttataatatattcatcAGAATTAATAAacgtttaatttaaatattaattcaaacttttagttAAGATCAAACACgttgtttaattttatgttaGAAACAAGATAAATAAAGTAGTGAAGTGTTGTCATTATATGAATTGTAATAAAACCATCAAGATTACGACAAGCATATGCCCATGTGAAATCTAAATTCGAATTCAAATTTAGTTTGTGTATATACAATTTGGTTTGCTCTTAAAAGTTATTGCTACAACGACACATGCATGAATGAACCTTATAAGCTGCTAATACCAGGCGAACtgtgcatgcatgtatataaataatgctAGGAAATAAAGCATGCAAACTACGTTGGTGGTAAACTGGTGGTCACAATTTAACGTCGCAAGATGTACCGTTGCATGCATGCTAGATTTATATATCTTCACTCGGTAAACGTTTTCTAAATGAAATATTCAACGTTTTTAAAACGTACACGTACTCTTCTAATATCATCGCTTGTCGTATTCGAGAAAGTAGTGTAGAGCATTCTCACCTAGCTCAGTTAGTACCATTTGGGACGTTCTTCGAGTATAGTGGTTGACCGCGTTTAATCTTAATCTTTTAAATTGACTACCAATGCTTCTTcgattttcaaattgttatcataTGCGGTCCAAATTAACTACCCatgatccttcaactatcaaattttaacacTCATGGTTCTTTTAAGAGGACCACagttggttaaattttgaaatttgaagaaCTGTGGGTGGTTATCTTGGACCACAGATGGTAACtatttgaaagtcaaaggatCATGGATGGTCAATTTGTAAGTTTAAGACTAAATGtagcaaaattattatattcaaaggACCCCATATGGCATTAACTCCACCTAGTTTGCTTTAATTCTCTGATACATATAATTTCAACCGTGTAAGGTGTAACCTTACCATTATGCAAAGGTGTACTCTGTCTAGAGAGCGTCTTATGACACTAGCAAGCTGCTAAGTAAAAAACTACAAAAAGGTAAACAAATCTAGATTCTTAAACCAAAAAAAGCCAAAGGTAAATAAGTCTAAGTTGCCAATAGAGATCAATCAGCTTAGGTTATACGGCTCCCACAGGGTGTGGTTACCAACTAACTGCCGAACAAACTTAGTTGGGATTGCCCATGGTCTAATTTTATTCTTAAGTTCATAATATGTCAACTATAGGTAAATAAACTGAAGTtgtatgataatctatatatgTTACATGCATGATAGAGAATATACTACGCACCGTGTACTTGCTTAGTATCCGGTCAGGTCACCGAGAGGAATCATTCTTGACCTTGACTGACCATTAGCTTGATATTCTAGACCTAAATGCTACGACCGAGCTAGAATCATGGCTGTTGTGGTACTTCATTGTCTTGTGACCGACCCTGACCTGTTTAGGTCGGGACGGTTGTCCCGGACAGGGTTGCGTGAGATTTTGGGCCTAGGCTCTTAACTTTAACCCATCCCTCGTGGGAGGTTAGGAATATTGATACACTTGGATGTCAGGGCGATGCTACCGAGCCAACTAGTTGTATGTGCAACACGTAGTAGACATACTGAGAGTCTGGCATGtgtctcccttttttttttttcgctatAAATACCACGTTTAATGTTAGAATAGGGAGAACTTGTGACCTTTTTACCTACTACGCTATAGCTCGGAATCTTCTAGCCTCACGTCTTTACCCAAGCTCAATATTTAAACCAATAAGCTAAGCATACTAGAACGGAACCTAAATACGATCCGACCtattaatttattcatatttgGAACTTccctatatatttatactatcaaTGCAGTTACCTGATCTGAATTTGTCGGTTCGAAATAGGCATGTTAGActatggtccatgatataaaaattgaataacaagGCAATACGCTTGTCAATCAATCCAATAATTACACTCCAAAAGTcggtatcttttttttttttgaaagcccaAAAGTCGGTATCTAAAtatcattattaaattataacttaacataaaagtataaaacacaACCCAACCAGTCTTTGCACTAATTAACTAatcttggtaatggtaattataaCACCAACACGTACGTTTCTAGAATTTGTCATTTTACAAACGTACGTGTTGGTGttataattaccattaccaagatTAGTTAATTAGTGCAAAGACTGGTCGTAGAATTTGTCATTTTGTCATCGAAATTGGAAGCATGAAAGAAAATTAGATgagaagtaaaaaaaaacaaaaaaatgctACCAACGATTTAACGATTTCTGcacattatatttaatttgtatttaacatgttttttgAATGTCTATTCATCACTACCGCGTGGTCCGGTTTGTGGCTACAAAAGCACTCTCCTCCTTTTCCCATGATTTTTTTCCATCACTCTCTTAGCTGTAGCTCTCAATGGACAATTACAGGTTGACCAATTATCTATCAAGTGCAGATAAGTCTTGAGATCGTGACAAGTGGCAACGCCCTTGCTGTACGATGAGTCCTTGCTGCTGCTGACTCGGAGCTCTTTGCCCACCTCAGCATACACCCATTGGCTGTCCACACGCTTTTGGAGCCAGCTCAGCATGCCACTGGATTGGGTGGTCCCGCAATCCGACACGTCATCCGGATCGACCACGAATCCTGGGACTTTAGTGATTGGGTCGTCGGAGTTTACGATTCTTAGTACCTTGGTGCCACTCTTTTCCAATTGGGACCGGAAGTTCTTGTTACCCACCCTTGGACCGCCGAATGAAACGACCGTCACTAGCGGGGCGTGACGGAATTTAGTGGTAATGTCGTACGCTGTTATTGTGGCTAGCGCGGCGCCGAGGCTGTGCCCTGTGATTGTTATACTTAGTGGCTCGTCGCCGTAGGTTTCGATGATTTTGGTGATTTCGTCGCGGATTGTGTCTTTCAGGCTTGGGTGGGTGTCGGATGTCGACGTGTACAAGCTCAAGAATCCACGTTGGACCATGGGTTCGCAGTTTCTCGGAGCCATGTCATCAGGCAAGCACGTCAACGTGGCACGCAAATTCTCGAGCCACTCCGGAGGGGTGGCGGTGCCTCGGTAGGCAATCACCACGTCGCGGCGGCCCAGTCGGCGGATCTCGTCCTTGTCATCGCAGACCGCCACATACCCAATCCAGCTGGACTTCGGGGACACCAAATTCGTCCAACGTGGCACGTTTACCGAACACGTCCCGTACAAGTTCCTAGTCACCTTGTACCCGCTCCCACCCAGCCCGCACTTGCTCATGACGGCATCCTCGTCATACTGACACGTGGCGTACGTCGGCGATGACGTGTCGAAGTCGAAACTCCGGTACGCCGCCTCGACGAAATCGCCATACCTTAAAATCTCCTTACGGAGATAATCATCGAGGGGATCTAGCAATCCTTCCCAATCCCTTATCCCTTGATACTCCATCCACTTGCTGCAAAGCTTGGCGGCTCTGTCCGCCGCCACAAGACACTTGGACGAGGCGGCATTCCCAAGTGTCGTCCAAGATTTCGTGTTCTTTAAGGTTGTGAATTGCGTAGTGGCGGCGGCACCGGCGGATGAGGCGGCGGTGACCACCACTCTCTGTTTCGATGACAGTGAGACCACTGCATCCATTATTGCCATCTTGCAAGGTCTAATCTCAGTGTAGTAAAGCCTCATAGTGTTTGCTCACTTataggtttatttatttatggctATCTCGGAATTCTCGAAGTTTTGTGAACAATCTTGTTTGGTTTTTATAGTCACAGGTTTCGTTCTTTAAACTGATAAATCTACTGCGGATTACGGAAGGTGCAGTGGGCCCCATTTTTCATGTCAATCTTCCCATCCGCGGCTGCAGTGGGGAATCATGGAATTTAGTGGAGAGGTATAATAGGTGAAGGAATTGTAGGACGGTGCATATCTAGTTGGAGAGGAGGTAGTTGGTTTCCTATCGTTTGTTTTATCTCAACATCTCCGAGATTTCATATGACTTGTTTATAAAAGTATTGTAACTACGAAAAGTAGATTAAATGAAATTTTCTATTTGTCCCAATTTAAAGTaggataattacaaaatttatctaaatgtaaAGTAGGataattaaatgtaataagGTTAATTATAGTTAATAGTTTACTGGCTGATTGGGCAGTCTAGCCTATAGGAGAGACAATCCGAAGTGCTATCGATTATGAATACGATAGGCTGATGGTTGATAGGTGGCAGGAGCATAGCTCGAGACGCTAGACGTTTGGAATGACTACTGGCTGCCTCAAAGCACCAGTTGGGAATGCCACACGGgcccattaattaataattattgacAAATTGACATGACTTGGACCAACTATGATCATCTTGTACTCACTTAACTAGTGATTCTATTCCTAATCCTTATATTCAACCATCCACTTAGAGCATCTTTAACCCTCGTTAGACTGGTCGCAACCAACTCGCACTCTGAAGCATCTATAAAACATCTGTTTAATTGTTCCGACAGCATGCTTCGACTCCTAATCCAATTTACACTATCAAGATGTGTCCCACATGGACTATTGATAGTCATTTGAGCTAATATAAAAGATTTAGGTTAAAAAATATATCTGGTCAACTCTGAATATTAAGAAgataatagtcaaataagttTATTGTGACAATAAAATATGAGAATTGAAGTTGTACGAGTCTTGGAActcaatattatatattacaccTATTAATTTTATAGACtaacttttatattataattaaagtcTAAGTTCATATAACTTGGTATCAAAACTACAttaatcaatgagtaagttttaatttaatatttacacTAGACTCTTAATAGTATAGTTAGAACttgtaaaatttaattataagataaatATTTCTAATGTAATAGTTACACTTTCAAATCCTATGCCTAACATACATACTCAATACTAGCTTTGTAAATCCATGTCACATGAAAATCTCTAATTGATATGAACACATGTTTTTACTACACTACAAAATTATCTCATGAATATAGATTTAACCTAATCCTTATATATTAGCCCAAATTCTTCTACTTACTATTACTAATGTAAGAAAAATCCTTGTATAaacatactaaaataatatctTCACTCGATCagatatttaatttgtacaaatTTGGAAAGAGAGAAATTAAAACTAGTCAAGGGAAGAGATTTACAAAGTATGGGCACAAAGTAATTGTATGGTCAATTTTGTCAAATGAGAAAAACGAAAGACACAAGGTTTTGACTGTTAATAATGTTTGACCATGGACTTGCCTGTGGTCGCAAAGTACGTAAACGAGTATATCAGTTTCAGTATTACAAGTCAAGTTTAGTTACCGACCAATTAAACAGAGAGCATGAATAAATAGAAGGTGCCACGTGAACTCCAACTTACACGTGTACTGTATATAAGTACCATTCAGTTCTATCAGTTAATACTTAACCGTTTGATCGTTAGGAATTTTACCCGACAACGGTCGATCTTTACACCCCAGCTGAATCGAAGGCTGAGAGTGTGGGGATTGGATTTGATATAACTTATTTTAGATGTtaccatttatttaaaattaaaaataaattataacctTTGTTATTAGCAAAAcataaagagtttaaaataatagtttattttaaaatattattttaagtaacattttaaaatatgctAGTAGTTACTATAGCTTCTAGGCTATGTTTGGTAgggtttattttaatatttataagtgCGACGGGTTGGGTCGAGTCActatgtaaatgtaatattaaatcaggaataaaatgtttgttacttattagagaaaacataatacttttaatgatagatgtaatacttttatattttgatgtaaaagtattactttcttcataaaaagtattatatttttacttatagtTTGTTAAGCAACCTGCGAATTGTGCTGCCCACACGATTGCTAGGGTGGCCAtttctgagtcaggttgcggAGAGTGGTTAGATACACCTCCTGTCTTTCTTGTAAACATTCTTGCTcgtgatttaatgaattaatcttttgctctcaaaaaaaaaataataagtaatgttgcacttataaaggaaagtgtaatacttttgaaataaTAAGCATTTTccaaaaagtattacattttcttatataggtaataaaatgttttattccatatttagtattaatttGCTAGTattctctttgtgcttcaatactgcattgtaatagagttagtgtTCCTTGTGATTCAGTacaataatagtttattttgaaacgctactctAAATGGCATGGCGTACGTCCTACTAGCTTTTAAGCTTTTGGCTTTAAGCTAACTTATAAGTTAAGTATGCCAAACGAAGCCTATATGTTTGAGACTAGCTAGGTTTAGATTTTGATAAATGTAtgtttgttttgtgttttgatGAATTGATTGAATTGGTCAATTATATGTTAATATCGTTGAGGTAATTTATACGTTTGATTTGACGAGTCAAGTGAACTAATAAAAGTCACAACGATTAGACGAGATAGTTAGACCTACAAGATTAATtgggtcattccaaaagaagtATCCGATTCTATCATCAAAGGAAGTTGGTGGGATGACAAACTCAAGGGAATGGTAGGGGCATAATAATTTGATCGGGGTAACTGATTATAGAACTAACATGAAAAAGGTCTACCTTTCAAGTCCAGCGTTATATATGCTCGCATTGCTCGGGTTTGAGAGACTGTTAGGCACGTACCCAACCATTAAGGAAGGGGTGTGGGGTGGGGGATGGAAGCATTGATACTACCCCACTTCAACTCATTCAGGAATTGTGAGGAGTTGAATTTAAATTTAGCTAAATCGCATTATTGAATTACCTTTTTGTAGTGGAATTACCGTTTGAACTTGAGTATCTACAGTTGATATTCTTGTCAAGAGGTTAGTGCGTGGCGGGAAAGGGTTACCCAGTACTTAATATGGTCTAAAGAAAGTTGAAAAGACTCTAAAGTGAAAATTATCTTCTCATCCGATGTTAAAAAATGCTGAGTTAAGTGTAAGGGATTTCAATTACTGAATTCTAAATTCTGGATGTCAAATTCATGGGTAAGTACTAAGTTGTAAAGACTAAAGCAGAGATAACTTTTGGACATTTCAATTTAtggataattttgtttttttgttttttttttttttttgaaaactatggATAATTTTGTTTAGGAATAAAAGAAGTACTAAATTTCTAGAACAGTGTACAAGGTTACATTGATGTTAAGGTTCTAATACAGTGTACAAGGTTACGTCAGAGAATCCTCCAATCCATGCCAACTTGttaatttttattcctaaatgACATCATATGCCAGTATCAATCTTGTTACTCCGACCACTTtaactcaatatataataatgagtGGATTGTGTtctaaactaatttaatttcattctaaTCCTTGATTAACTGGATACATGCGTTAAACGTCTGAAATGCATTTGTATAATGTTATTGTTCCTCTCAATTTGGATAGTTTTAGGTTAGCAATCTCACAATCTTTAATGATTTGGATTACGGCCTGCTAACCTAACTTATGGATAAACATTCATGTTCAAATCCTAAGACGCAATCATGGGTAgatgaatattatattgtaacaagATTTTCAATTGATGGTGACCATGAGACCAATGGATCGGCAATAGGTGCAGTGACCAgagtccaccttacaagatgGAGATTGCTCTTAAATGACattgaattgtgtatttttttagtattgaaattgttaatttttagaatgtaaattgtgtttctaagtcaaaacacataacatccgtactaaattttaaaaagattaaattgtgtattttcagtattggaattgactacaatatttgaaagaaacttgtgaatacaaaatAGGTAATTAACTACCTATATGATAATATTGTGTATTCggagtatacaaattgtgaatttttaaaaggtaaattggtttttttttttttttgacaatgtAAATTGGGATTTTATTAGGAAggatattttgtattttgggaAGGTAGTTAGGGCTTGATTTGGAGGAGAATTGAAGAAATACTATTCAAATATGTACATTGAATAAACTTAACTCATGTATAATAGTTCACAAACTCACTTGATTATCTCTTTTAAgtcacaatttgaaattttgttttgatgCAATAATATAACCCCTTGTCATTATATTAGAGGCTTCATCTTTTATTAAGAACAATT is a window of Ipomoea triloba cultivar NCNSP0323 chromosome 11, ASM357664v1 DNA encoding:
- the LOC115997542 gene encoding phospholipase A(1) DAD1, chloroplastic-like; the protein is MRLYYTEIRPCKMAIMDAVVSLSSKQRVVVTAASSAGAAATTQFTTLKNTKSWTTLGNAASSKCLVAADRAAKLCSKWMEYQGIRDWEGLLDPLDDYLRKEILRYGDFVEAAYRSFDFDTSSPTYATCQYDEDAVMSKCGLGGSGYKVTRNLYGTCSVNVPRWTNLVSPKSSWIGYVAVCDDKDEIRRLGRRDVVIAYRGTATPPEWLENLRATLTCLPDDMAPRNCEPMVQRGFLSLYTSTSDTHPSLKDTIRDEITKIIETYGDEPLSITITGHSLGAALATITAYDITTKFRHAPLVTVVSFGGPRVGNKNFRSQLEKSGTKVLRIVNSDDPITKVPGFVVDPDDVSDCGTTQSSGMLSWLQKRVDSQWVYAEVGKELRVSSSKDSSYSKGVATCHDLKTYLHLIDNWSTCNCPLRATAKRVMEKNHGKRRRVLL